In Ignavibacteria bacterium, the sequence TAAGCCGGGATCAAAAAAATCACGGGTTATGAACTGAACTTTACCGTTTAAATTGTTCAGGGCTGCGTTTTCTTTTGCTAATTCAACTGCTTCAGCGCTGATATCAATTGCAGTAACTGAACACTCACAATTTGCGGCAACTGCTGCGGAAATACAGCCTGAGCCTGTGCCGATCTCCAGTATCTTTGGCCGGGCAGTGTTACTGCCCTTAATATACTCAAGTACTTTTTCCACCAGTATTTCAGTTTCCTGTCTTGGTATCAAGACAGAGGGGTTGACCATGAGATCCATACCGTAAAATCCGGCTTTGCCAAGTATATACTGAAGAGGCTCATGTTTGAGCCTCCTTTTAACTTTTTCCCTGTAATCGGATACTTCACTTTCAGTTAAGGGTTTTTCGAAGTTCAGGTAAAGGCTGAAGCGGCTTTCGCCGGTGGTTTCTGCAAGAAGCAGCTCTGCGTTAAGCCTCGGGTTTTTTATGCCTTTTTCGGCAAATGCTGCTTCAGTTACTTTCAGGATATCAAGGATCCTCCAGGTCTTAACGGCAGTACTCATTGAAATAAATAAGCTCCCGGGCTTTTGTTTTCATATACTACTTCACCGCGTACAATTGTCATTAATATTTTTGTTTTTAACAGAACTGCCGGGTCAGATGAAACTATATCTTCGGAAAGTACTACCATATCAGCGAACTTATCTTTTTCAAGCGTACCCTTAACATCTTCTGCAAACGAGGCGAAAGCAGAATACACTGTGAATGATTTCAGCGCGTCAAGCACGCTTAGTTTCTGGGCTGTATTATTGGTTAGCCTGTTTGCGGCAGTATCTGCCGAGAGCCCTGTGGATAAGTAATACATTACTATCAGCGGGTTAATTGTGTGATAAGGGAAGTCGGTTCCCGAGATAATAACATTATTCTGCTTGAATAAGCTGTTCCATAAGCCCAGGTTCTGGACATTATCAGGTTTTATCAGCTCATTTATAAGCAGCTTATCAGCAAGTGTTACTTCAGGTCTTACGCTTGGAATAATTTCCATTTGTTTTATCCTCTGGAGGTCCTGCTGGTTAACAAACTCAAGATACTCAAGCCTTGTTCTGCCTGCTTTTGGCTTAACTTCTTTGTTAACAGATTCAATTGCGTTCAATGTCTGTGTTAAGGCTCTATCACCAACTGTTTTAACTGAAACCTGGAAATCCTTTTCATTGGCTTTTTTGGTCATTTCCTTTATATCGAACTCATCATTAAAGGGGGTCATTCGTTTAGGTTCTTCATTGTAATCATCATTCATTGCGGCATCCTGTGTTTCAAAATAGCCGTCATATTCAAGGCTAACGCACTTAACGTTTATCCTGTCTTTATAGTTTTCGGGACCGCTTGAAATGTATTTTTCAAACAGGGGACCTTTGCCGGGTATCATTGCGTAAAGCCTAATCGGGAACTTATTATCATCCACCATTTTTTTATAAACGCTTAAGCCCTGCTCGGTTATATTTGCGTCGTTTATTTCTGTGATACCGTATTTAAAGAGTTCATTGATACCGCGTGTTATGTTAGACATCACTTCCTGCTCTGAAGGCTGGGGGAGTATGTTTATAACTATTTCCTGAGCCGCTTCATAAAAAAGGCCGTTGGTATTATTGCTTTCATCAAAGCCAATGGCTCCGTTCTCGGGGTCAGGGGTATCTTTGGTTACTTTTGCGGCATCAAGAACTTTTTTGTTAACCCAGGTTGTGTTGCCAAGCGCATTCACCAGGTAAATATTATGCTGCATGGATACACCATCAAGCAGTGAGTGGTTAAGCCTTTCAAGATCTTTTTCAGGAAGCTTCAGCTCATCCCACCCGAAGCCGCCTATCCATTCATCGGGCTTTGAGGTTTTAACGCGTTCGCGTACAATATTCAGTATCTCTTCAACTGATCTGGCGTTGCGCAGATCAAGCAGGCTTAGCTGCTTTGAAAACTCCATTAAGTTCGCCTCTGCATCAATAAAGCCCGGCACAACTGTTTTGCCTTTCAGATCTATAACCTTTGCGTCCTTATACTTTTCGGTAAGCTCACCTGATTTCCCCGAGGCAAGTATCCTGCCATCGTGAACAGCTATTGCCTCAACAATTGTGTTGTTCTTATCGAGTGTATAAATCTTACCATTGATGTAAATAACCTCAGGATTTTTGCTGCATGCAGCCAGAAATATGCTGAAAAACGCCAAAAACAGTACTTTTACGGCTATTTTAAAAGTTTTTGCTCTCATCAGTTGAAATTTATATTTAATTATCACAAATATAGGCAATTTAATATGAACGAAAAATGAATATAAATAAGCTTTTTTGCAGTTTCATTTTTATTAATTATTTGAATATTTTTTTTTGCGGAGTTTGGAAGCATTTATTGCGAAAACAGCTTATTATTCGAAAGTGAAACTTTTTCAAGATGAATAAATTCATTTTGACACAGTTTCAAAATGAATTATTCATAATGAGAAAAGTTCGAAATTACATAATGTTAACTTTCTCATTATGAAAATGCTAAGTGAGAAAATATACCGGTAATATTTATTCATTATAAAGGAGTTTAAAGTTTGATATATATGTATTATACATATATTAGCTATTATAATATATGATAATAGCATATACAAGGGAATATTTAATCTCTTTTTTGATTGTTGAAAGTATAATGGAATAGAGGTTTTAATGACCTGAATCATTGTATTGCCTTATATGATGTAATATCTTTGTAATGAAACCCATAACTAAGCGTAGTAACTTATAAAAACCCGAGCCTTGATGCTTATTTTCCGCAAATAAACTTATTTTAATAATTTTGTATAATAATAACATTTTGCTTTAATGTTGCAAAAGGCTAAAAAGTGCATTATTTTAAGCTAACAATATTAGAATCCTGTTGATAAAATGATGTTATCATTTTAGAAACCTTGTTTCTAAGGCGGAAAAACTTATTTTAATTTTATGAATAAAAATCCTCAATATCAACAAATACTTACACTTAAACTAAAATTTATAGCTTTTTTAGTATTTAGTTTAATCTTTTGCCATAGTTTGATCAGCCAAAGTATTACATGGCAAAGAACATATCATGTTTACCAAAACGATTTTGGATATAAAATATTACCAGCACCGGGTAATTGTTTTTACTTTTGTGGTTATGTAGATAATATTATTACTTCTTACTCATATGTTATAAAAATAGATCAACAAGGTGACACACTTTGGAGCCGTAAAATTACGGGAGGACTATATACTGCAGCACTTTCAAGTGATAGCAGTTGTGTGTTAGCAAATTTAGGAGATT encodes:
- the prmC gene encoding peptide chain release factor N(5)-glutamine methyltransferase, which produces MSTAVKTWRILDILKVTEAAFAEKGIKNPRLNAELLLAETTGESRFSLYLNFEKPLTESEVSDYREKVKRRLKHEPLQYILGKAGFYGMDLMVNPSVLIPRQETEILVEKVLEYIKGSNTARPKILEIGTGSGCISAAVAANCECSVTAIDISAEAVELAKENAALNNLNGKVQFITRDFFDPGLTFEGYDIIVSNPPYISAADVPGLNEEVNAYEPYIALTDSGDGLSFYKRIFELYNGSINKPAVFLEIGDGKKESIVKLLSESNISEYNIHRDLIKLPRVLEINNKAKQ
- a CDS encoding amidohydrolase, which translates into the protein MRAKTFKIAVKVLFLAFFSIFLAACSKNPEVIYINGKIYTLDKNNTIVEAIAVHDGRILASGKSGELTEKYKDAKVIDLKGKTVVPGFIDAEANLMEFSKQLSLLDLRNARSVEEILNIVRERVKTSKPDEWIGGFGWDELKLPEKDLERLNHSLLDGVSMQHNIYLVNALGNTTWVNKKVLDAAKVTKDTPDPENGAIGFDESNNTNGLFYEAAQEIVINILPQPSEQEVMSNITRGINELFKYGITEINDANITEQGLSVYKKMVDDNKFPIRLYAMIPGKGPLFEKYISSGPENYKDRINVKCVSLEYDGYFETQDAAMNDDYNEEPKRMTPFNDEFDIKEMTKKANEKDFQVSVKTVGDRALTQTLNAIESVNKEVKPKAGRTRLEYLEFVNQQDLQRIKQMEIIPSVRPEVTLADKLLINELIKPDNVQNLGLWNSLFKQNNVIISGTDFPYHTINPLIVMYYLSTGLSADTAANRLTNNTAQKLSVLDALKSFTVYSAFASFAEDVKGTLEKDKFADMVVLSEDIVSSDPAVLLKTKILMTIVRGEVVYENKSPGAYLFQ